A genomic window from Pseudomonas cavernicola includes:
- the pgi gene encoding glucose-6-phosphate isomerase, with product MNENSPGLITVHTQKQHHRTPLNATQLDSWQALAAHRQELQNFKMRQAFAEDPKRFKRFSFSACGLFLDFSKNLIREDTLDLLVKLAEEAQLNDAIAAMFRGEEINASERRPVLHTALRRPIADKVLVDGKDVMPEVHRVLQQMTELVGYVHNGLWRGYTEKPITDVVNIGIGGSFLGPQLVSEALLPFAQKGVRCHYLANIDGSEFRELACRLNAETTLFIVSSKTFSTLETLKNAQAARAWYLAQGGSEEELYRHFIAVSSNTQAAVAFGIREENIFPMWDWVGGRYSLWSAIGLPIAMAVGIANFKELLSGAYSMDQHFQTAPFERNIPVLLGLLGVWYGDFWGARSHAILPYDYYLRNITDHLQQLDMESNGKSVRQDGTPVSAGTGPVIWGGVGCNGQHAYHQLLHQGTHLIPADFIVPVSSYNPVADHHQWLYANCLSQSQALMLGKSREEAEAELRAKGLPEDEVQRLAPHKVIPGNRPSNTLVVERVSAHRLGALIAMYEHKVYVQSILWGINAFDQWGVELGKELGKGVYSRLVGSEESQAEDASTQGLIDFFRSRHRG from the coding sequence ATGAACGAAAACTCTCCAGGCTTGATTACCGTGCATACCCAAAAACAACATCACCGCACACCCCTGAACGCGACCCAGTTGGACAGCTGGCAAGCACTGGCTGCTCATCGCCAGGAGCTGCAAAATTTCAAGATGCGTCAGGCCTTCGCCGAAGACCCGAAGCGCTTCAAGCGCTTTTCCTTCAGCGCCTGCGGCCTGTTCCTCGACTTCTCGAAGAACTTGATCCGTGAGGACACCCTCGACCTGCTGGTCAAGCTGGCGGAGGAAGCCCAGCTCAACGACGCTATCGCCGCCATGTTCCGCGGCGAGGAGATCAACGCCTCCGAGCGCCGCCCGGTGCTGCACACCGCGCTGCGCCGGCCGATTGCGGACAAGGTGCTGGTCGACGGCAAGGATGTGATGCCGGAAGTCCATCGCGTGCTGCAGCAGATGACCGAACTGGTCGGCTACGTGCACAACGGCTTGTGGCGCGGTTACACCGAGAAGCCGATCACCGACGTGGTGAACATCGGCATCGGCGGCTCTTTCCTCGGTCCGCAATTGGTCTCCGAGGCCCTATTGCCGTTTGCTCAGAAGGGTGTCCGCTGCCACTACCTGGCGAATATCGACGGCAGCGAATTCCGTGAACTGGCCTGTCGGCTGAACGCGGAAACCACGCTGTTCATCGTCTCCTCGAAGACCTTCAGCACCCTGGAAACCCTGAAGAACGCCCAGGCAGCACGCGCCTGGTACCTGGCCCAAGGCGGCAGCGAAGAAGAGCTGTACCGGCACTTCATCGCCGTTTCCAGCAACACGCAAGCGGCTGTCGCCTTCGGCATCCGTGAAGAGAACATCTTCCCGATGTGGGACTGGGTCGGCGGGCGCTACTCGCTGTGGTCGGCGATCGGCCTGCCGATCGCCATGGCCGTCGGCATCGCCAACTTCAAGGAGCTGTTGTCCGGCGCCTACAGCATGGACCAGCATTTCCAGACGGCCCCCTTCGAGCGCAACATTCCGGTGCTGCTGGGCCTGCTGGGGGTCTGGTATGGCGACTTCTGGGGTGCCCGCAGCCACGCCATCCTGCCCTACGACTACTACCTGCGAAACATCACCGACCACTTGCAACAGCTGGACATGGAGTCCAACGGCAAGAGCGTGCGCCAGGACGGCACGCCGGTCTCTGCCGGGACTGGCCCGGTGATCTGGGGCGGTGTCGGCTGCAACGGCCAGCACGCCTATCACCAGCTGCTGCACCAGGGCACCCACCTGATCCCCGCGGATTTCATCGTCCCGGTGAGCAGCTACAACCCGGTGGCCGACCACCATCAGTGGCTCTACGCCAACTGCCTGTCGCAGAGCCAGGCGCTGATGCTTGGCAAGTCCCGCGAGGAAGCCGAGGCCGAGCTGCGTGCCAAGGGTTTGCCGGAAGATGAAGTACAGCGCCTGGCGCCGCACAAGGTGATCCCCGGCAACCGGCCGAGCAACACCCTTGTGGTGGAGCGCGTCAGCGCCCATCGCCTGGGTGCACTGATCGCCATGTACGAGCACAAGGTCTACGTGCAAAGCATTCTCTGGGGCATCAACGCCTTCGACCAGTGGGGAGTGGAGCTGGGCAAGGAATTGGGTAAGGGCGTCTACTCGCGCTTGGTTGGCAGCGAAGAGTCACAAGCCGAAGATGCCTCGACCCAGGGTCTAATCGACTTCTTCCGCAGTCGGCATCGGGGGTGA
- a CDS encoding shikimate 5-dehydrogenase, producing MPRALNKDTRLCMSLSGRPGNFGTRFHNFLYEALGLDYVYKAFTTRDLAAAIGGIRALGIHGCAISMPFKETCIQYLDELDPSAAVIQSVNTMVADDARLKGYNTDYIAVASLLRSHCLDTCWTFALRGSGGMAKAVAYALRDSGFRSGFIVARNEAAGRALADACGYDWVPELGELRPELLVNVTPIGMQGGPEAETLAFEADAIACSRSLFDVVAIPVETPLIRFARELGKPVITGAQVIVLQAVEQFVLYTGIRPDAETIDRAAVFARC from the coding sequence ATGCCCAGAGCGCTCAACAAGGACACTCGACTCTGTATGTCACTGTCCGGCCGGCCGGGAAACTTCGGCACGCGTTTTCACAACTTCCTCTACGAGGCACTGGGTCTGGACTATGTCTACAAGGCCTTCACTACCCGCGACCTGGCGGCGGCCATCGGTGGCATCCGGGCCCTGGGTATCCACGGGTGCGCCATTTCCATGCCGTTCAAGGAAACGTGCATCCAGTATCTGGATGAGCTTGACCCTTCGGCAGCGGTGATCCAGTCGGTCAACACCATGGTCGCAGACGATGCCCGGCTGAAGGGCTACAACACCGACTATATCGCCGTCGCCAGTCTGCTACGCAGCCATTGTCTCGACACATGCTGGACCTTCGCCCTGCGCGGCAGCGGCGGGATGGCCAAGGCGGTGGCCTACGCCTTACGCGATAGCGGTTTTCGCAGCGGATTCATCGTGGCCCGCAATGAGGCGGCGGGGAGGGCGCTGGCGGACGCCTGTGGTTACGATTGGGTGCCGGAACTAGGTGAACTGCGACCGGAACTACTGGTGAATGTCACGCCGATCGGCATGCAGGGTGGCCCGGAAGCCGAGACGCTGGCCTTTGAAGCAGACGCCATAGCGTGCTCCCGGAGCCTCTTCGATGTGGTCGCCATCCCGGTGGAAACACCACTGATCCGCTTTGCTCGCGAACTTGGCAAGCCGGTGATAACCGGCGCGCAAGTGATAGTCCTACAGGCGGTCGAGCAGTTCGTGTTGTACACAGGGATACGGCCCGACGCCGAAACGATCGATCGGGCTGCTGTCTTCGCCCGGTGCTGA
- a CDS encoding fructose-specific PTS transporter subunit EIIC — protein MKLAIVTACPNGMVTSVLCARLLDAAAQRLGWSTGVEVFDPQHPDRQLSAATLESADWVLVVKSGALDLARFVGKRLFLATPAEALRDSEAFLLRAAVEAQMHEASAQPPAATVPAVAAARPRVVAVTACPTGVAHTFMAAEALKQAAQRLDYELQVETQGSVGARDPLSAAAIAAADVVLLATDIEVDIARFAGKRVFRCGTGVALKQSEATLKRALAEALLQEPNRAGSAQQGAAKAESKGAYKHLLTGVSYMLPMVVAGGLMIALSFVFGIEAFKQEGSLAAALMQIGGETAFKLMVPLLAGYIAYSIADRPGLAPGMIGGLLAGSLGAGFIGGIIAGFLAGYSARAINRWAKLPPSVEALKPILIIPLLASLFTGLVMIFVVGKPVAGMLASLTHFLDTMGTSNAVLLGLLLGGMMCVDLGGPINKAAYAFSVGLLASQSYAPMAATMAAGMVPPIGMGIASLLARRKFAQSEREAGKAALVLGLCFISEGAIPFAAKDPLRVIPASIAGGALTGALTMYFGCKLMAPHGGLFVMLIPNAINHALLYLLAIVAGSLLTGMLYALLKPGEAPELLVEGKKVA, from the coding sequence ATGAAACTCGCCATAGTCACCGCCTGCCCGAACGGCATGGTCACCAGCGTGCTCTGTGCTCGCCTGCTCGATGCGGCAGCCCAGCGCCTGGGCTGGAGCACCGGTGTCGAGGTGTTCGATCCACAGCATCCGGACCGCCAGCTGTCGGCCGCCACCCTAGAGTCGGCCGACTGGGTGCTGGTGGTAAAAAGCGGCGCGCTGGATCTTGCCCGCTTCGTCGGCAAGCGCCTGTTCCTGGCCACCCCGGCCGAGGCCCTCCGAGACAGCGAAGCCTTCCTGTTACGCGCCGCCGTTGAGGCACAGATGCACGAGGCCAGCGCCCAGCCGCCGGCCGCCACGGTGCCCGCTGTTGCCGCAGCCAGGCCGCGGGTGGTGGCAGTGACCGCCTGTCCGACTGGGGTGGCGCACACCTTCATGGCCGCCGAAGCGTTGAAGCAGGCGGCGCAGCGCCTCGACTACGAACTGCAGGTAGAAACCCAGGGCTCGGTGGGCGCTCGCGACCCGCTCAGCGCGGCCGCCATCGCCGCCGCCGACGTGGTGCTGCTGGCCACCGATATCGAGGTGGATATCGCCCGCTTCGCCGGCAAGCGCGTGTTCCGTTGTGGCACCGGGGTGGCCCTGAAACAGTCCGAGGCGACCCTCAAGCGCGCCCTGGCCGAAGCCCTGCTGCAGGAGCCGAACCGCGCCGGCAGCGCCCAGCAAGGCGCGGCCAAGGCCGAATCGAAGGGCGCCTACAAGCACCTGCTGACCGGCGTCTCCTACATGTTGCCGATGGTGGTGGCGGGGGGGCTGATGATCGCTCTGTCCTTCGTCTTCGGCATCGAGGCCTTCAAGCAGGAAGGCAGCCTGGCCGCCGCGCTGATGCAGATCGGCGGCGAAACCGCCTTTAAGCTGATGGTGCCGCTGCTGGCTGGCTACATCGCCTATTCCATCGCCGACCGGCCGGGGCTGGCGCCGGGGATGATCGGCGGGCTGCTGGCCGGCAGCCTGGGAGCCGGTTTCATCGGCGGCATCATCGCCGGCTTCCTCGCCGGCTACTCGGCCCGCGCGATCAACCGCTGGGCCAAGTTGCCGCCGAGCGTCGAGGCGCTGAAGCCGATCCTGATCATCCCGCTGCTGGCCAGCCTGTTCACCGGCCTGGTGATGATCTTCGTGGTCGGCAAGCCGGTGGCCGGCATGCTCGCCAGCTTGACCCATTTCCTCGACACCATGGGCACCTCCAACGCCGTCCTCCTTGGCCTGCTGCTGGGCGGGATGATGTGCGTCGACCTCGGCGGGCCGATCAACAAGGCCGCCTATGCCTTCTCCGTCGGCCTGCTCGCCTCGCAGAGCTACGCGCCGATGGCGGCGACCATGGCTGCCGGCATGGTGCCACCCATCGGCATGGGCATCGCCAGCCTGCTGGCGCGGCGCAAGTTCGCCCAGAGCGAGCGCGAGGCCGGCAAGGCGGCGCTGGTGCTGGGCCTGTGCTTCATTTCCGAGGGCGCCATCCCCTTCGCCGCCAAGGACCCGCTGCGGGTGATCCCGGCGAGCATCGCCGGCGGTGCGCTGACCGGTGCGTTGACGATGTACTTCGGCTGCAAGCTGATGGCGCCCCACGGCGGCCTGTTCGTCATGCTCATCCCCAACGCCATCAACCATGCGTTGCTCTACCTGCTGGCGATAGTCGCCGGCAGCCTACTCACCGGCATGCTCTATGCGCTGCTCAAGCCTGGCGAAGCGCCGGAATTGTTAGTCGAAGGTAAGAAGGTGGCCTGA
- the pfkB gene encoding 1-phosphofructokinase, producing MARILTLTLNPALDLTVRLARLEPGQVNRSETQASQAAGKGLNVAQVLADLGHNLTVGGFLGADNPAAFEALFARRGFVDGFIRVPGETRSNIKLAESDGRITDINGPGPEVDELAQITLLGRLDNLAAGHDLAVVAGSLPPGVSPEWLAELLKRLKRLGLRVALDTSGAALRAGLVAAPWLIKPNTEELAEVCGRPLESFAAQAEEAARLQAQGIEQVVISQGAEGVRWFAPDQAWLALPPRVTVASTVGAGDSLLAGMLHGLLSGWPAQRTLRCATAIAAQAVTQVGVGIGDAVQLQQLESAVVVHALPEQQEVPR from the coding sequence ATGGCGCGCATCCTGACCCTGACCCTGAACCCGGCCCTCGACCTGACGGTGCGCCTGGCGCGCCTCGAACCCGGCCAGGTCAACCGCAGCGAGACCCAGGCCAGCCAAGCAGCCGGCAAGGGTCTCAATGTCGCCCAGGTGCTCGCCGACCTTGGCCACAACCTGACCGTCGGCGGCTTCCTCGGTGCCGACAATCCCGCAGCCTTCGAGGCGCTGTTCGCCCGGCGCGGTTTCGTCGACGGCTTCATCCGCGTGCCCGGCGAAACCCGCAGCAATATCAAGTTGGCGGAAAGCGACGGGCGCATCACCGATATCAATGGCCCAGGCCCGGAGGTCGACGAACTGGCCCAGATCACCTTGCTGGGGCGCCTCGACAACCTGGCCGCCGGCCACGATCTGGCGGTGGTGGCCGGCAGCCTGCCGCCCGGGGTCAGCCCCGAATGGCTGGCCGAACTGCTCAAGCGCCTCAAGCGTCTGGGCCTGCGGGTGGCGCTGGATACCAGCGGTGCCGCCCTGCGCGCAGGACTGGTGGCGGCGCCCTGGCTGATCAAGCCGAATACCGAGGAACTGGCCGAGGTCTGTGGCCGGCCGCTGGAGTCGTTCGCTGCTCAAGCCGAGGAGGCCGCGCGTCTGCAGGCCCAGGGCATAGAACAGGTGGTGATCTCCCAAGGCGCCGAGGGCGTGCGCTGGTTCGCCCCGGACCAGGCATGGCTGGCGTTGCCGCCCAGGGTGACAGTGGCCAGTACGGTGGGGGCCGGCGATTCGCTGCTGGCCGGCATGCTGCATGGGCTGCTCAGCGGTTGGCCGGCACAGCGCACCTTGCGCTGCGCCACCGCCATCGCCGCCCAGGCAGTGACCCAGGTCGGCGTCGGCATCGGCGATGCCGTGCAGTTGCAACAACTCGAAAGCGCAGTGGTCGTGCATGCGTTGCCAGAACAACAAGAGGTGCCCAGATGA
- the ptsP gene encoding phosphoenolpyruvate--protein phosphotransferase yields the protein MLELTPEQIAMGLSAMDKSTALQMLAERLQADGLVADGYLAGLQAREGQGSTYLGQGIAIPHGTPQTRDLVHATGVRLLQFPDGVDWGDGQLVYLAIGIAAKSDEHLRLLQLLTRALGEADLGSELRRAQSPEEVLKLLQSAPQELALDDQLIGLSVPAEDFDELVLQGARLLRRADCVGSGFAATLLHGEPLPLGDGLWWLNSDQAVQRPGLAYLTPDKPLRYLDQPLSGLFCLASLGDAHQALLERLCTLLIEGRGRELARATQRRAVLEVLGGDSQMDWPSLCVPLANAHGLHARPAKELVQLAKEFDGEIRVRVADSGAGAVSAKSLSKLLSLGVRRGQVLEIFAEPGIAATALPALQAAIEQGLGEEVEALPTSQPQLVEAEPEELPLQAPAAGSLLQAVPAAPGIAIGPAHIHVHKAFDYPLRGESPALERVCLQQALAHVRGEIEGLVLRSEVKAIREIFVTHLEMLADPEFGDEVETRLKQGESAAAAWMTVIESAAAQQESLHDALLAERAADLRDIGRRVLGQLCGVEEVPEPDEPYILVMDEMAPSDVARLDRTKVAGILTARGGATSHSAIVARALGIPALVGAGAAVLLLAPRTPLLLDGQRGRLAVAPDNAMLERARQEQEGRERRLHEAETRKLEPAQTRDGHAVEVCANLGDSAGAAKAVAEGAEGVGLLRTEFIFMAHPQAPDLATQEADYRRIFDALGGRPLVARTLDVGGDKPLPYWPIPEEENPFLGVRGVRLTLRRPQLMETQLRALLRAADGRPLRIMFPMVGSVEEWRQARDMTRRLCEEIPQADLQLGIMVEVPSAALIAPVLAREVDFFSIGTNDLTQYCLAIDRGHPTLSAQADGLHPAVLQLIDITVRAAHAQGKWVGVCGELAADPLAVPLLVGLGVDELSVSARSIAEVKARVREISLSAAQELAGTALGLESAAAVRALAETF from the coding sequence ATGCTCGAACTAACGCCTGAGCAGATAGCCATGGGCCTGTCGGCTATGGACAAGTCCACCGCGCTGCAGATGCTGGCCGAGCGGCTGCAGGCCGACGGCCTGGTCGCCGATGGCTATCTGGCCGGCTTGCAGGCCCGCGAAGGGCAGGGCTCGACCTACCTCGGCCAGGGCATCGCGATTCCCCACGGTACCCCGCAGACCCGTGACCTGGTGCACGCCACCGGGGTGCGCCTGCTGCAATTTCCCGACGGCGTGGACTGGGGTGACGGGCAACTGGTTTACCTGGCCATCGGTATCGCCGCCAAGTCCGACGAGCACCTGCGGCTCCTGCAACTGCTCACCCGCGCCCTCGGCGAGGCCGACCTGGGCAGCGAGCTGCGCCGTGCGCAAAGCCCGGAAGAGGTACTCAAGCTACTGCAGAGTGCGCCGCAGGAACTTGCCCTGGACGACCAATTGATCGGCCTCAGCGTACCGGCGGAAGATTTCGACGAACTGGTGCTGCAGGGCGCCCGTCTGCTGCGCCGGGCTGACTGCGTGGGCAGTGGTTTCGCCGCCACGCTGTTGCATGGCGAACCCCTGCCGCTAGGCGACGGCCTCTGGTGGCTGAACAGCGACCAGGCGGTGCAGCGTCCCGGGCTGGCCTACCTGACGCCGGACAAGCCGTTGCGCTATCTCGACCAGCCACTCAGCGGTCTGTTCTGCCTGGCCAGCCTGGGTGATGCCCACCAGGCTCTGCTGGAACGCCTTTGCACGTTGCTGATCGAGGGACGTGGCCGCGAACTGGCGCGTGCCACCCAACGCCGCGCGGTACTCGAAGTCCTCGGCGGCGACTCGCAGATGGATTGGCCGAGCCTCTGCGTGCCGCTGGCCAACGCCCATGGCCTGCATGCGCGTCCGGCCAAGGAGTTGGTGCAGCTGGCCAAGGAATTCGACGGCGAGATCCGCGTACGGGTGGCTGACAGCGGCGCCGGCGCGGTCTCGGCGAAAAGCCTGAGCAAGCTGCTCAGCCTCGGCGTCCGCCGTGGCCAGGTGCTGGAAATCTTCGCCGAGCCGGGCATCGCCGCCACGGCTCTGCCGGCCTTGCAGGCGGCCATCGAGCAAGGCCTGGGCGAGGAGGTGGAGGCGTTGCCGACCAGTCAACCCCAACTCGTCGAGGCCGAGCCGGAAGAGCTGCCGCTGCAGGCCCCGGCGGCCGGCAGCCTGCTCCAGGCGGTGCCCGCCGCGCCGGGCATCGCCATCGGCCCGGCGCATATCCATGTGCACAAGGCCTTCGACTACCCGCTGCGTGGCGAGTCCCCGGCGCTGGAGCGTGTGTGCTTGCAGCAGGCCCTGGCCCATGTGCGCGGCGAGATCGAAGGGCTGGTGCTGCGCAGCGAAGTCAAGGCGATCCGCGAGATCTTCGTCACCCACCTGGAAATGCTCGCCGACCCCGAGTTCGGCGACGAAGTAGAGACCCGCCTGAAGCAGGGCGAAAGCGCCGCCGCGGCCTGGATGACGGTGATCGAAAGCGCCGCAGCCCAGCAGGAGAGCCTGCACGATGCGCTGCTCGCCGAGCGCGCTGCCGACTTGCGCGACATTGGCCGCCGCGTGCTCGGCCAGCTCTGTGGCGTGGAGGAGGTGCCCGAGCCGGACGAACCCTACATCCTGGTGATGGACGAGATGGCCCCCTCGGATGTGGCACGGCTGGACCGCACCAAGGTGGCCGGCATCCTCACCGCCCGTGGCGGCGCCACTTCCCACAGCGCCATAGTCGCCCGCGCCCTGGGCATACCTGCCCTGGTCGGCGCCGGCGCCGCCGTGCTGCTGCTGGCACCGCGCACGCCGTTGCTGCTCGACGGTCAGCGCGGCCGTCTGGCGGTGGCGCCGGACAACGCCATGCTGGAGCGTGCCCGCCAGGAGCAGGAAGGCCGCGAGCGCCGCCTGCACGAAGCCGAGACACGCAAGCTCGAGCCGGCGCAGACCCGCGACGGCCATGCCGTGGAAGTCTGCGCCAACCTCGGCGACAGCGCCGGCGCGGCCAAGGCGGTGGCCGAAGGCGCCGAGGGTGTCGGCCTGCTGCGCACCGAGTTCATCTTCATGGCGCACCCGCAGGCGCCGGACCTGGCGACCCAAGAGGCCGACTACCGGCGCATCTTCGACGCCTTGGGCGGACGCCCGCTGGTGGCGCGCACCCTGGATGTCGGCGGCGACAAGCCGCTGCCTTACTGGCCGATCCCCGAGGAGGAGAACCCCTTCCTCGGTGTGCGCGGTGTGCGCCTGACCCTGCGCCGTCCGCAGCTTATGGAGACCCAGCTGCGAGCCCTGTTGCGGGCCGCCGACGGCCGCCCGCTGCGGATCATGTTCCCCATGGTCGGCAGCGTCGAGGAGTGGCGCCAGGCCCGCGACATGACCCGGCGCCTGTGCGAGGAGATCCCCCAGGCGGACCTGCAACTGGGAATCATGGTCGAAGTGCCCTCGGCGGCCCTGATCGCCCCGGTGCTGGCCCGTGAGGTGGACTTCTTCAGCATCGGCACCAACGACCTGACCCAGTACTGCCTGGCCATCGACCGTGGCCATCCGACCCTCTCGGCTCAGGCCGACGGCCTGCACCCGGCGGTGCTGCAATTGATCGACATAACGGTGCGCGCGGCCCATGCCCAGGGCAAGTGGGTAGGCGTCTGTGGCGAGCTGGCTGCGGACCCGCTGGCGGTGCCCTTGCTGGTGGGCCTCGGCGTGGATGAATTGAGCGTTTCCGCGCGCAGCATCGCCGAGGTCAAGGCGCGGGTGCGCGAGATCAGCCTGTCGGCGGCCCAGGAGCTGGCCGGTACGGCACTTGGCCTGGAGAGCGCAGCGGCGGTGCGCGCCCTGGCGGAGACATTCTGA
- the cra gene encoding catabolite repressor/activator: MKLSDIARLAGVSVTTASYVINGKAEQKRISPATVERVQAVVDEHGFKPNPQAAGLRSRQTRTLGFILPDLENPSYARIAKLLEQGARARGYQLLIASSDDEAESERQLLKLFRARRCDALIVASCLPEGDVSYRRLLDEGLPVIAVDRVLDPQRFCSVVSDDRQACLQLTQSLLQPPPRHIALLGARPELTISKERCAGFQQAVAGFSGEVLIEHGDSFSRDCGRRLMGDLLDRLGYLPDALITTAYVLLAGVLDALRERGDWPGQLRVGTFGDTQLLDFLPLPVNSMYQQHEVIAAQVLQLVLAAVEQEHYQPGVQAVPRSLKRRLGACRA, translated from the coding sequence TTGAAACTCAGCGATATCGCCCGCCTGGCCGGCGTCTCGGTGACCACGGCCAGCTACGTGATCAACGGCAAGGCCGAGCAGAAACGCATCAGCCCGGCCACCGTGGAGCGGGTGCAAGCGGTGGTCGACGAGCATGGCTTCAAGCCCAACCCGCAGGCCGCCGGCCTGCGCAGCCGGCAGACCCGCACCTTGGGCTTCATCCTCCCGGACCTGGAGAACCCCAGCTACGCGCGCATCGCCAAGCTCCTCGAACAGGGCGCGCGGGCCCGCGGCTACCAGCTGCTGATCGCCAGCTCCGACGACGAAGCGGAGAGCGAGCGCCAGTTGCTCAAGCTGTTCCGCGCGCGCCGCTGCGACGCCCTGATAGTTGCCAGCTGCCTGCCGGAGGGCGATGTCAGCTACCGCCGCCTGCTCGATGAAGGATTGCCGGTGATCGCCGTCGACCGCGTGCTCGACCCGCAACGCTTCTGCTCGGTGGTCAGCGACGATCGCCAGGCCTGCCTGCAACTCACCCAGAGCCTGCTGCAGCCGCCGCCCCGACATATCGCCCTGCTCGGCGCGCGCCCGGAGCTGACCATCAGCAAGGAGCGCTGCGCCGGCTTCCAGCAGGCCGTGGCCGGTTTCTCCGGTGAGGTGCTGATCGAGCATGGCGACAGCTTCAGCCGCGACTGCGGCAGGCGCCTGATGGGCGATCTTCTGGACCGCCTCGGCTACCTGCCGGATGCCCTGATCACCACCGCCTACGTGTTGCTGGCGGGGGTGCTCGACGCGCTGCGCGAACGCGGCGACTGGCCGGGGCAACTGCGCGTCGGCACCTTCGGCGACACCCAGCTGCTGGACTTCCTGCCGTTGCCAGTGAACTCCATGTACCAGCAGCACGAGGTGATCGCGGCGCAGGTCCTGCAACTGGTCTTGGCGGCGGTGGAGCAGGAGCACTACCAGCCCGGCGTTCAGGCCGTGCCGCGCAGCCTCAAGCGACGCCTAGGAGCCTGTCGGGCTTAG
- a CDS encoding NADP-dependent glyceraldehyde-3-phosphate dehydrogenase → MTNNNNLDALFPTAAEIPERYRPGEPIVQREYLVNGELRNWSGPLAIVRSPIFLKTENGDEQVQLGSTPLLDADAALTALDAAVQAYDHGQGAWPTMRVAERIQHVETFLARMRQQREAVVKLLMWEIGKNLKDSEKEFDRTCDYMVDTIEALKELDRRSSRFELEQGTLGQIRRVPLGVALCMGPYNYPLNETFTTLIPALIMGNTVVFKPAKFGVLLIRPLLEAFRDSFPAGVINIIYGRGRDTVSALMASGKVDVFAFIGTHSGASDLKKLHPRPHRLRAALGLDAKNPGIVLPQVDLDNAVSEAVTGALSFNGQRCTALKILFVHEDVLEPFLDKFCAKLATLKPGMPWEDGVALTPLPEPGKADFLSSLLHDATSKGARVVNPGGGASRESFFYPALLCPVSPDMRLYQEEQFGPLIPVVPYRELQEVIDYVLHSDYGQQLSIFGNDPAQVGRLVDAFANQVGRINLNAQCQRGPDTFPFNGRKNSAEGTLSVHDALRTFSIRTLVATKFQEDNKELISEIIRNRESSFLTTDYIF, encoded by the coding sequence ATGACTAACAACAATAACCTTGATGCCCTGTTTCCTACCGCTGCCGAGATTCCCGAGCGCTACCGCCCGGGCGAACCGATAGTCCAGCGTGAATACCTGGTGAATGGCGAACTGCGCAACTGGAGCGGGCCGTTGGCGATCGTGCGCAGCCCGATTTTCCTGAAGACGGAAAACGGTGATGAACAGGTGCAACTGGGTAGCACGCCGCTGCTCGATGCCGACGCCGCACTGACTGCGTTGGACGCTGCGGTGCAGGCCTACGATCACGGTCAGGGCGCCTGGCCGACCATGCGTGTGGCCGAACGCATCCAGCATGTGGAGACCTTCCTGGCGCGCATGCGCCAGCAGCGCGAGGCGGTGGTCAAGCTGCTGATGTGGGAGATCGGCAAGAACCTCAAGGACTCGGAGAAAGAATTCGACCGCACCTGCGACTACATGGTCGACACCATTGAGGCGCTGAAGGAGCTGGACCGCCGCTCCAGCCGCTTCGAGCTGGAGCAGGGCACCCTCGGCCAGATCCGCCGCGTGCCGCTGGGCGTGGCGCTGTGTATGGGCCCCTACAACTACCCGCTGAACGAGACCTTCACCACCCTGATCCCGGCGCTGATCATGGGCAACACCGTGGTCTTCAAGCCGGCTAAGTTCGGCGTGCTGCTGATCCGCCCGCTGCTGGAGGCCTTCCGCGACAGCTTCCCGGCCGGGGTGATCAACATCATCTATGGCCGTGGCCGCGACACCGTCAGCGCGCTGATGGCCAGCGGCAAGGTCGACGTGTTCGCCTTCATCGGCACCCACTCGGGTGCCAGCGACCTGAAGAAGCTGCACCCGCGTCCGCACCGCCTGCGCGCGGCGCTGGGCCTGGATGCGAAGAACCCCGGCATCGTGCTGCCGCAGGTCGACCTGGACAACGCGGTCAGTGAAGCCGTCACCGGCGCCTTGTCGTTCAACGGCCAGCGCTGCACGGCACTGAAGATCCTCTTTGTCCACGAAGATGTGCTGGAGCCGTTCCTCGACAAGTTCTGCGCCAAACTGGCCACACTCAAGCCGGGCATGCCCTGGGAAGATGGCGTGGCGCTGACGCCGTTGCCCGAGCCGGGCAAGGCGGACTTTCTCTCCAGTCTGTTGCACGACGCCACCAGCAAGGGCGCGCGGGTGGTCAACCCCGGCGGTGGCGCGAGCCGCGAGAGCTTCTTCTACCCGGCGCTACTCTGCCCGGTGAGCCCGGACATGCGCCTCTATCAGGAGGAGCAGTTCGGTCCGCTGATTCCGGTGGTGCCGTACCGCGAGCTGCAGGAAGTGATCGACTACGTGCTGCACTCCGACTACGGCCAGCAACTGAGCATCTTCGGCAATGACCCGGCGCAAGTGGGCCGGCTGGTGGATGCCTTCGCCAACCAGGTGGGGCGCATCAACCTCAACGCGCAGTGCCAGCGCGGGCCGGACACCTTCCCCTTCAACGGGCGCAAGAACTCGGCGGAGGGCACCCTTTCCGTGCATGACGCGCTGCGTACCTTCTCCATTCGCACCCTGGTGGCCACCAAGTTTCAGGAAGACAACAAGGAGTTGATCAGCGAGATCATCCGCAACCGCGAGTCGAGTTTCCTGACCACCGATTACATCTTCTGA